The following coding sequences are from one Cydia splendana chromosome 15, ilCydSple1.2, whole genome shotgun sequence window:
- the LOC134797529 gene encoding acidic juvenile hormone-suppressible protein 1-like, with the protein MARLVLCALALLVAGGSCDSLKKIWPQKPADQASLKRQIDLSTLFYHIHEPLHYEPLKTIASTWEIEKNIQHYSNVTAVKIYVDLMEYGLLPRAVPFSILEEYHQFEAETLFQVLFSAKDYDTFYKTAVYLRDRVNENLYVYVLTTAIVHRHDTQGFVVPPLYEIFPSYFLNGEVMTTAQRINTHGMHLVEHYPMTYIWNDNVVIRWNETVWPYFSVDSPVFYWTHDLALNTWYYNTQVAYPKWLASETCPLVKDYRGEWFWYSHKQLLARYYMERLSNGLGEIPDLELHGIVEEGYTPGLLYHNGIPFPVRPNHFHLYQQDFINEIKAIDIYERRIRDAIDVGYYINNLGELVSLRTPESIDVLGRLIEADADSPNTGYYKDFITLWKELLGNSIVHEHAYHQTTVPLVLPSALELYQTALRDPALYMIWKRVLNLFNLWHQQLPPYKPEELALPAVTIQKVETDKLVTYFENTYVNVTNHLHMNDFERKVVVDDVSVLVQVPRLNHKVFQIRVNVKSEVAKTVLVKFFLAPKYDSHGYEIPLHLNTENFFQIDQFTYDLPVGEHVIKRDSIQNIWTIDDWTSAHEVYEKAENALHGKGQFVLSQAQKIEGFPERLVLPKGRVGGMPFVLLTYISEYRAPKVQQGTGFDHVVSPGYGSGARRMSDEPFGFPVDRPLHLWQIENLHNIMLEDVLIHHKPTPEVYVPHTDTAN; encoded by the exons ATGGCTCGTCTCGTGTTGTGTGCTTTAGCGCTCCTAGTGGCCGGCGGGTCTTGCGACTCCCTCAAGAAGATCTGGCCCCAGAAACCTG CTGACCAGGCTTCCCTCAAGCGTCAGATTGACCTGTCAACTCTCTTCTACCATATCCATGAGCCCCTTCACTACGAGCCACTTAAGACCATTGCCAGTACTTGGGAAATCGAGAAGAACATTCAGCACTACAGC AATGTAACTGCTGTCAAGATTTACGTGGATCTCATGGAGTATGGTCTACTGCCACGTGCGGTGCCTTTCTCTATTCTTGAAGAATATCATCAGTTCGAGGCTGAGACTCTCTTCCAAGTTCTGTTCTCCGCCAAGGACTACGATACGTTCTACAAGACTGCCGTGTACCTCAGAGACCGTGTTAATGAAAACCTGTACGTTTACGTGCTCACCACCGCCATTGTTCACCGCCACGACACTCAAGGATTCGTCGTCCCACCCCTCTACGAAATCTTCCCCTCTTACTTCCTCAATGGAGAAGTTATGACCACTGCCCAGAGGATCAACACTCACGGCATGCACCTAGTCGAGCACTACCCGATGACTTATATCTGGAACGACAATGTAGTGATTAGGTGGAACGAGACCGTCTGGCCTTACTTCTCTGTCGATTCCCCTGTCTTCTACTGGACTCACGATTTAGCTCTCAACACATGGTACTACAACACCCAAGTGGCTTACCCGAAATGGCTCGCAAGCGAAACCTGCCCCTTGGTGAAGGACTACCGCGGTGAATGGTTCTGGTACTCGCACAAGCAGCTCCTGGCTCGTTACTACATGGAGAGGCTGTCGAACGGTCTTGGTGAGATCCCAGATCTTGAACTGCACGGCATTGTTGAGGAAGGTTACACCCCTGGTCTCCTGTACCACAACGGAATCCCATTCCCGGTTAGGCCTAACCACTTCCACCTTTATCAACAAGACTTCATTAATGAAATTAAGGCTATTGATATCTACGAGCGTCGTATTCGTGACGCGATCGACGTTGGATACTACATTAAC AACTTGGGCGAGCTCGTTAGCCTGCGCACTCCTGAATCCATCGATGTTCTCGGACGCCTGATTGAAGCCGACGCTGACTCTCCTAACACCGGTTACTACAAGGACTTCATCACCCTCTGGAAAGAGCTCCTCGGAAACTCTATTGTTCACGAGCACGCTTACCACCAGAC TACCGTGCCCCTGGTCCTGCCTTCCGCTCTAGAGCTCTACCAGACCGCTCTTCGCGACCCCGCTCTATACATGATCTGGAAGCGTGTATTGAACCTGTTCAACCTGTGGCACCAGCAGCTGCCTCCCTACAAGCCTGAAGAACTTGCTTTACCCGCTGTTACTATCCAGAAGGTTGAGACTGACAAGTTGGTCACCTACTTCGAAAACACCTACGTGAACGTTACCAACCATCTGCACATGAACGATTTTGAAA GGAAGGTGGTCGTTGATGACGTCAGTGTCCTCGTCCAGGTCCCTCGCCTGAACCACAAGGTCTTCCAGATCCGCGTGAACGTCAAGAGTGAAGTCGCCAAGACCGTTCTCGTCAAATTCTTCTTGGCTCCCAAATACGACAGCCACGGCTACGAAATCCCTCTTCACCTGAACACCGAAAACTTCTTCCAAATCGACCAGTTCACTTACGACT tgCCCGTTGGTGAGCACGTTATCAAGCGCGATTCCATCCAGAACATATGGACCATTGACGACTGGACCAGCGCTCATGAGGTCTACGAGAAGGCTGAGAACGCCCTGCATGGCAAGGGTCAATTTGTCTTGAGCCAGGCTCAGAAGATTGAAGGATTCCCTGAGCGTCTGGTGCTTCCTAAGG GTCGCGTCGGTGGTATGCCCTTCGTCCTGCTGACTTACATCTCTGAGTACCGCGCGCCCAAGGTCCAACAGGGTACTGGTTTTGACCACGTGGTGTCTCCTGGCTACGGCAGCGGAGCTCGCCGCATGAGCGATGAGCCGTTCGGCTTCCCCGTCGACCGTCCTCTGCACTTGTGGCAGATCGAGAATCTGCACAACATCATGTTGGAGGATGTCTTGATCCACCATAAGCCCACCCCCGAGGTTTACGTGCCTCACACCGACACTGCTAACTAA